Proteins from one Argopecten irradians isolate NY chromosome 15, Ai_NY, whole genome shotgun sequence genomic window:
- the LOC138309276 gene encoding uncharacterized protein: protein MAERTLFVGFLFLCLVYLVTSQSFRASFSNKQNPNAKTQFSGKPTSRAFSAKNSRFTRRPSTFGVPRALAQGFHRTQSTVTTAPFRRQFQAKSRGPSFFGRRQQMATDPPFNNRQQTKNSWVSPNTNNQRSNNGQFRSNMNQQQNVIQPQKNNRNNGFPTYRPVLRQFNQPMQFKKEPITTQAPSGAAFRRFNPGFDFGNANSPPYRFEPSAQPQSQRQGGFQGRNQGNNQVPQPHPMADSLIKINPPPPPSRKMPQNQGGMGGGKPRGQKNNSLKKIGMNNIMNNPPPQLLANKTPLFKKPTKPNNGNWRNNPNPRRQGGNRRVNGQGKPSNWMKRKQGGRNKPRQRPMPEMTTLQPFNQQPFEPQAPFPGQPQFPFASMFNNPGQGQAPTPPPPPPSAPSNPPMFPPTEPSPYAPTFPPPTNPFFVPTSLHPTTANTVSTPPPPTRAPPPPKTTIDGIGRKCLHTAECSAGCCFDSSGVMLDTDTYGPNGLRNGLVTGTCQMKQPGLGETCDDLCACKQGFECYRRYKPNYKQGKIMAQNPLYEPPSPPSKPKRTCMRKAVTLAERWAFWKCYFDTACSGPLLK, encoded by the exons AGTTTTCGGGCAAGTTTCTCCAACAAACAAAATCCAAATGCAAAAACGCAATTTTCTGGAAAGCCAACCAGCCGAGCATTTTCCGCGAAAAATTCAAGATTTACTCGTCGCCCATCAACGTTCGGAGTCCCTCGGGCTTTAGCACAAGGATTTCATCGAACCCAATCGACTGTCACGACCGCTCCCTTCCGTCGACAGTTTCAGGCGAAAAGTAGGGGTCCGTCGTTTTTTGGGCGTCGGCAACAGATGGCAACAGATCCACCTTTTAACAACCGACAACAGACAAAG AATTCATGGGTCAGTCCAAACACAAACAACCAAAGATCAAACAACGGACAGTTCCGCTCGAATATGAATCAACAACAGAACGTTATACAACCACAGAAGAACAATAGAAACAACGGTTTTCCAACTTACCGCCCCGTTCTCCGACAATTCAATCAACCAATGCAATTTAAGAAAGAACCAATAACAACACAAGCGCCATCAGGTGCAGCATTCCGAAGATTCAATCCTGGATTTGACTTTGGTAATGCCAATTCACCGCCCTACAGGTTTGAACCCTCAGCCCAACCACAGAGTCAGAGACAGGGAGGATTTCAAGGCAGAAATCAGGGAAACAACCAGGTCCCACAACCACATCCAATGGCTGATAGTTTGATAAAGATAAATCCTCCTCCGCCACCATCTCGAAAAATGCCACAGAATCAAGGAGGAATGGGTGGAGGTAAACCAAGAGGACAAAAAAACAATTCTCTAAAGAAAATCGGAATGAACAACATAATGAATAATCCTCCTCCACAATTGTTAGCAAACAAAACACCATTATTCAAGAAACCTACAAAACCAAACAATGGTAACTGGCGTAATAATCCGAATCCAAGACGGCAAGGAGGCAATCGCCGAGTGAATGGACAGGGCAAACCATCAAACTGGATGAAAAGAAAACAAGGTGGAAGGAACAAACCAAGACAACGACCAATGCCTGAAATGACAACACTACAACCATTTAACCAGCAACCGTTCGAACCACAGGCGCCATTCCCTGGTCAACCACAGTTCCCCTTCGCTTCTATGTTCAACAATCCAGGTCAAGGCCAAGCACCTACCCCTCCACCTCCGCCACCGTCTGCTCCTTCCAACCCACCAATGTTCCCTCCAACAGAACCGTCTCCATATGCCCCGACATTCCCACCCCCGACAAATCCGTTTTTTGTACCCACATCCCTGCATCCAACCACTGCGAATACGGTGTCAACGCCACCGCCACCAACACGGGCTCCTCCACCGCCTAAAACAACAATTGACGGTATAGGACGTAAATGTCTTCACACGGCGGAATGTAGCGCGGGATGTTGTTTTGATTCATCAGGGGTAATGTTAGATACAGACACATATGGACCAAACGGGCTTAGAAATGGACTAG TTACCGGTACATGTCAAATGAAACAGCCTGGATTGGGAGAGACGTGTGATGACCTCTGCGCGTGCAAGCAAG GTTTCGAATGTTACCGCCGATACAAACCTAACTACAAACAAGGAAAGATCATGGCCCAGAATCCCCTGTACGAACCGCCTTCTCCTCCGTCTAAACCAAAGCGGACTTGTATGCGTAAAGCTGTAACTCTGGCCGAACGATGGGCTTTCTGGAAATGCTACTTTGACACAGCCTGCTCTGGACCACTATTAAAATAA